Below is a genomic region from Brassica oleracea var. oleracea cultivar TO1000 chromosome C9, BOL, whole genome shotgun sequence.
CTCATATGTACATCAAGTTGGTGATGGATTTTGACAAGGTTCGGAAGTTCCATTGGGGTCTTCACTCGTATGATTTCCTGTTGAGTTCGATTGAGAAGGCAATGAAGAAGTTGGGTAAGAAGGAGAGCTACATTTTCGAGGGTTTCTCCTATGCTCTCCACATTTGGATTATGGAGGCAATTCCTGATTTTGGAGAAACATTAGGTAGAAGAGTCTCAGACAGCTTCAAAGGTCCAAGGTGTGGCAATTGGAAAGAAGTTGCAAAAGTTTCTTATGAAGACATCATTGAGCTCGAGGACTCCTTAACTAAGAAGGTAACATTCTCTCTGTTTTTTTCTTTTATATGGTTGTTGTATATATTTTGTTTGGATTTTCATGTTTTAACTGTTTGCAGGATAACTTNNNNNNNNNNNNNNNNNNNNNNNNNNNNNNNNNNNNNNNNNNNNNNNNNNNNNNNNNNNNNNNNNNNNNNNNNNNNNNNNNNNNNNNNNNNNNNNNNNNNNNNNNNNNNNNNNNNNNNNNNNNNNNNNNNNNNNNNNNNNNNNNNNNNNNNNNNNNNNNNNNNNNNNNNNNNNNNNNNNNNNNNNNNNNNNNNNNNNNNNNNNNNNNNNNNNNNNNNNNNNNNNNNNNNNNNNNNNNNNNNNNNNNNNNNNNNNNNNNNNNNNNNNNNNNNNNNNNNNNNNNNNNNNNNNNNNNNNNNNNNNNNNNNNNNNNNNNNNNNNNNNNNNNNNNNNNNNNNNNNNNNNNNNNNNNNNNNNNNNNNNNNNNNNNNNNNNNNNNNNNNNNNNNNNNNNNNNNNNNNNNNNNNNNNNNNNNNNNNNNNNNNNNNNNNNNNNNNNNNNNNNNNNNNNNNNNNNNNNNNNNNNNNNNNNNNNNNNNNNNNNNNNNNNNNNNNNNNNNNNNNNNNNNNNNNNNNNNNNNNNNNNNNNNNNNNNNNNNNNNNNNNNNNNNNNNNNNNNNNNNNNNNNNNNNNNNNNNNNNNNNNNNNNNNNNNNNNNNNNNNNNNNNNNNNNNNNNNNNNNNNNNNNNNNNNNNNNNNNNNNNNNNNNNNNNNNNNNNNNNNNNNNNNNNNNNNNNNNNNNNNNNNNNNNNNNNNNNNNNNNNNNNNNNNNNNNNNNNNNNNNNNNNNNNNNNNNNNNNNNNNNNNNNNNNNNNNNNNNNNNNNNNNNNNNNNNNNNNNNNNNNNNNNNNNNNNNNNNNNNNNNNNNNNNNNNNNNNNNNNNNNNNNNNNNNNNNNNNNNNNNNNNNNNNNNNNNNNNNNNNNNNNNNNNNNNNNNNNNNNNNNNNNNNNNNNNNNNNNNNNNNNNNNNNNNNNNNNNNNNNNNNNNNNNNNNNNNNNNNNNNNNNNNNNNNNNNNNNNNNNNNNNNNNNNNNNNNNNNNNNNNNNNNNNNNNNNNNNNGCAAATCTTTTGCCTTTCTCGGTTCTCCTTTCAATCTTTTTCTCCACATCTATGGTAAGAGGATGATTATGCTTTGAAATCTTTTTCTTACGGTTATAAAACCACCGAGTCAGCATTTCTCTGATACTGTCCAACAAGGGAATGATTGGATACTCTCTCGGCGAACGCAAAGCAGAGTTGATGGATTCGGCAGGGTTTGTTGTCCTTATGTCATATCTATATCCAGAGAATTGACATCTTGCCCACTTTTGGACTTCAGCATCCCTTAGGTATTTTCCAATTGTCGGACTGATATTACACACATTAGCAAATATCTTTTCAAACTCAGCAACTCTATAAACCTTGGACGCCTTTGCAACCAACCCAACAAGTCCTTTCCCATGGTAATATGTTACCACATTATTCAACAAATGATGAATGCAAATACCATGTTTAGCTGTTGGATACACAGTCTCAAGCGCCTTAGCAATGGCCGCATGTCTATCCGAAATGAAAGCCAAATGATGATCATCAGCAATGACACTATTTAGTTGTCTCATAAACCATTCCCAAGAATTTTCATTCTCTGAGTCGACTACTCCGAATGCAAGAGGATACAAATTAGAATTTCCGTCTACAGCAGTTGCAACCAATAGAACTCCTTTGTATTTGTTCTTCAGAAAAGTGCCATCAACCACAATAACCCTCCTTATGACTCTGTTAAATCCTCGTAGCGATTGCCCAAATGCAATAAACAGGTACCGAAATCTCCCTTTGCTGTCAATCTCATACGATGAATGTGTTCCCGGATTAGCCTCTCTGAGCATGTGCAAGTATTTCGGTATTTTTCCATAACTTCTCTCTGGTATACCTCTAACAGCATTAACCGCATATTCACGAGCATCCCATGCTAAAGATTTCGTGATCTCACAGCCATGATCCATAAGCATAATCTGTATTATATCATTGCATTTCGGCCCTTCCTTAACCCCTTCATACCTATGCATAATCAGACTGCCTATAGTTTTGGCCGAAGCAGTCCTACCCGGTTTGGTTTTGTTTGAAGGTGCACATGTATGTTCACCGACATACTTTTTGATAATGAAATATTCAGAATCCTGCAAACACTCTGCTCGAACACACCAATTGCATGCATTATCCTCACATCTAACGTACCAAAGTTGTCTATCCGTTTTGATAACCTCATAGTGAAAGTTATGCTTCATTGCACATATCTCGAAAGTCGCCTTCAACAAAGTTTTGTTCTCAAACAATTGTCCCTTCTTAACAACATTGAGCACAGAAAACTTTGACATCTTATGTACGTCCTCTTTGGCCGAGATCATGGTATCGGCATGATAGGCATCCTCATCAACTTCGACTCTTCTAATCTTTTCTTTCTTTTCCTCGCACTGCCTCTCAACAAACACAGGAGCTGGTTCATTCCCCCTATCAACCGAGTTTCCCTCCTCTTGAGCAGTAGTTGAATCAGCTGGCGACTTGTTAAGATCAAAGTCTGGTTCATTCAGATTCTCAACTTTGGCTTTAGATGTTACACACAATCGAGTAGAAACACACTTTTGAACAAAACAAACAAAATTCTGAAGCTGTCGATCATTTGCAATGATCACAGGCGGACAAGTTGATGTATTGATCAACTCATTAGGTAGATAACTCAACTCCAAATCGGGTAAGCTATCTTCTTCCATATCAAAATCTTCCAAAACCATTCTTTTAAAATCCTCTAAGGTAGAAGTTGATTCCAATAACAGTAGCCTAGCCCCTCTCTCATCAGCCGTAAAAACCCATCCCGTGGTTGCTCCAAACTCCCAAACACCACATGTTGTATAGATATGCATCATAGAACAAGAGTTTGTAAAAATCACAAGACAAACTATAGAGAAATTATTGGAAAATCATAGATTGGTGAAGAAGAACATTCAAAATCGATTTTTTTTTTAATTTTTCACGAACCAAATCAATGAAAACACGTTTTAGGAAGTTAGAATATTTTGAGAATATTTTAAAAACTGCAACTTCCTTAATTTTCGAAAATTCAGTTTTTTTATCCGTAGAAGGCACCTTCTACACTGTG
It encodes:
- the LOC106314465 gene encoding uncharacterized protein LOC106314465: MHIYTTCGVWEFGATTGWVFTADERGARLLLLESTSTLEDFKRMVLEDFDMEEDSLPDLELSYLPNELINTSTCPPVIIANDRQLQNFVCFVQKCVSTRLCVTSKAKVENLNEPDFDLNKSPADSTTAQEEGNSVDRGNEPAPVFVERQCEEKKEKIRRVEVDEDAYHADTMISAKEDVHKMSKFSVLNVVKKGQLFENKTLLKATFEICAMKHNFHYEVIKTDRQLWYVRCEDNACNWCVRAECLQDSEYFIIKKYVGEHTCAPSNKTKPGRTASAKTIGSLIMHRYEGVKEGPKCNDIIQIMLMDHGCEITKSLAWDAREYAVNAVRGIPERSYGKIPKYLHMLREANPGTHSSYEIDSKGRFRYLFIAFGQSLRGFNRVIRRVIVVDGTFLKNKYKGVLLVATAVDGNSNLYPLAFGVVDSENENSWEWFMRQLNSVIADDHHLAFISDRHAAIAKALETVYPTAKHGICIHHLLNNVVTYYHGKGLVGLVAKASKSDNWKIPKGC